The stretch of DNA AACGCCATTCCCTCATGGTCTGATTGTTGTGCTATTTTCAAACCACACGACAGCATGCGAATTGCCTTTGCTATATCCTCTTTCCCAGCTTTCACTGCGAAGAGCTCTTGCAATTGATCATAAGCTTCTAAAGCTATCGTTTCCTGCTGTTTCGTTAATTGGCTGCCATCCTTCAAAACAAACGGACCGCTCGAAGGTATCATCGCATGAATGTGCTTCAAAATACCCTTGATTTCCGATATCAAGGATACTGTCTGCGATGCGTTCACCAACGCTTTTTTGCCTTTGAGAGTGATTTCCATAGTTTTTTCCTTTCTCTAAATCATCAATCGCCTTGCGTACCCAGTTACGCCATGTTGCTTGCCAATCGATTTTGGTTGCATCCTTTCCGGATTTGGCAGTCCAGTAATCTCGGAATTTTGCCATCTCGACTTTCACACGCTCTGGAGGCAAGCCCTCTGCAATGGCAAAATCGTAATCGGGTTCAAAATCTGCAGGGATACGACAGCCCCGGTCATTTCTAACCCGCTTTGCTTTTTGGGGAACGTTCTCTTGCTCGTGAAGGGATGGTTGGTTTTCTGATGTGGCTTCGATTTGATCTGATTGGCTCTCGAGATCATGAACCTCAGTTGGCTCTTGAACCAAATCGATTGTTTCTAAATTTTCAGAACCAATTTCTTTTTTTGCTAATACGATAGTATTAGTTTTTTTATTATATATGTTATTGTTATTGTTAATGGCATAATTAAGCATTGCTTGTGCATTGCTAGCGTCATGCTTAGCATCATGCTTAGCATCCTTAAGCATTGCTTTAGCATCATGCTTAGCATCTTGATCATCACTAATTGTTTTTGCTTTATGATGTTTTGCCCATTTTGCTTGCGCTGCCTTCTGTGCTCTCTCTGAAAATTTATTTAAATTTTCGTTTGAGTTATTGAGTTCTTCCTCAACATCTGAACTCCACAAACGACCATCTTCTAAACAAATGATGTGTCCAGATCTAAATAAATACTCTAATGCCTTTTGAAATCTTTTTACTGAACAACAAGTAAAATGAGATAATATTCGTGAATCATTCAAAAGAGGCTCACGCGTGTGTAACATTCTTATCCGCAACTTCACATAAACATTGACTTCCATAGGCGGTAAATCAGAGAGTTTAAATAGCCACTGGTCTGTATTAAGTCTCGTCCATGGTATTTTACTGGACATATATACCCCCTTCTTTCATTAAATATAAAATTGCCAAAGCATCTGCTTCGTTGTCGTCTTTCGGATTGTGTCCTTTTGTACGCACTGCCTTAATCATTTCTTCTTTTGAGGCATTGCCTTTCCCTGTTGCTGCCTTCTTAATTGTGCCAACAGGAATGCCCTCATACGGTATCTGATGCTGTTCACACCAAGCCGTTAAGTGACCTAATAAACCACCGTACACATGCGCTGCATCCGTACCCACATGCCGGCGTACCTCTTCAAAATACACCGCATCAATTCTATCTGCGGTCTGCTTTATATCTGTTAGCCATCTCTTAAAGCGCAAGTAACGCATCCCCCCGCCTTCAAAACGGCGTGATTGAAAATCTTCTGTATCGCTTGTTATGTGACCATCCGCACCGCAAATCGCCCAGCCTGTTTTGGTGCCTAGATCAAGACAGAGAATAGTGTGTGTGTTAGTGGTCATGATACTTCCGCCTTTCTTTTTGGACGGTTATCACAACCAATCTGTTGTGTTTCGCATTCCATTAAGAAAAGAAGACAGCAAGTTGCATGCGCTAAGTGTGGTAATCCGCTTTCAAGGTCCTTATCTTCTCCAGCAAACCATGCTAATAAATGACGTAAAGCAGCTCCATATAAACGGCTCCAATTCATGCCATGACGCCAATTGCTCGCACCGTATTTGTTTGCTCCAAACTCCAAAACACGACCAATATCAAGCAACGTGAGTGGTGGAATAAGGTCAACACGCGGTTTCCCAATATCATTCTTATGTGCTTTAAAAACCATGATTATCCCCCCTTAAGGCTCTACGTATTTATATGTGCGCTATGACAGAGCGCGTTGTGATTGCCTGTCTTGCAAAAATGTTTGTGAAAAAGTAACCTCCCAGCGATTCTAGAAAATTGGGGGGAGTTATGATGCAAGAATGGGTAGTTGATAAGGTTGTATTTTTATTGCACCGGATAAATGATAGTGCTGTATTTTTGCTGCACTGGATAAGTGATAATCTTACGATTGCTCCTATCATTGCTACGATAGTTACTGGAATGGTGACACTTTTTGTGCAACAACGAAGCTTAAAAAAACAACTTAAAATCTTCCAACGACAAACTATAGCATCAGAAACCCAGACAGCTATTCTATTAGAAGATAAAAAAGCACGGGATTTGGGACCATATTTGAAATTGAAGGCAGTATTCTTTCCACAAAAATATGAAGGCACTTCACGCGTTAGGGTGAAATTGTGCATTAAAAATCTTACTACAGAAGATATAATGATAAGGAATATACGCATATCGAAAAAAAGTCCCTTTAAGTTTGTTAAAAATGCTTGCCCTTTCGTTAGATGGCCATCTAAAACTTCAGGTGAACACCTCGTCATTAAAAGAACAACTCCAAAACTCATTGCTTTATGTCCCCAAAATATAAAATCAAATGCTTCATCAGAGTTCGCTTTGAATTTTTTTATTATACGTGCTAAATGCTACACTTTTTTAGATTTCATAATTAGCTGCCGTAAGCCTAATTCCCGCAACATTGCAAATTTTACACTTGACCACACTTCGATTGTTAACCCAGAGGAAACATTCACTGTTCATTTTTGGGCCTCATATCCACGCTCAAAAGATACATATGATGAATTTGGTCCTGAATATTCCTTTTTGGCTGATAATCCTCATTTGTGGTTTTTTTGATGCAAAAATTAAAAGCATTCTCCTGCAAAAATAAAATCGATCAATCTTGGTTCTTCTTTTTTGTTGATTAACTCAATGATTTTATTATTTAATTCATCAATAACTTTCATCTGTGAAGCTAACTTTAGCCTTTGGCTGTATAGCGTTTCATTTTTTTGCTTAATTAAAGAGGATAGGTTTTCAAGTGCTACTTGTTGTTCCTCAATTGACTTATCTCGCTCTGCAAGAGTGGCTTCATGCCATCTCATCCAATTATCAAATTTTGACTTATGCCATTCTTCTTGTTTCGCAAGAACTTTTGTATGAGTTCTATGTCGTTTTATAAGATCTTCTACGCTACAATCACGATCCGGTATCCGTCTAAATTCTTTCACCAATCTATCTCCATTCTCGATTTTCATATTGCAACCTATTAATCTGCAGGTCCGTGTGTAGAGTTTCTTCAATATTCCGTTTCTCATGATCTTTCTTCTTTAAGAGTGTGAAGGGTGCTGTTCATTCTTTTCTTCATATTGAAGCTTCGTCATTTCATTTTGTTCACATGGCTTCATGCAAACAGTGGAACCGTTGACAAAAGAAAGCGTTGGAGGAGATTGTTCATTCCATAACGCTTCGAGAAGATATGCAACGGCTCCTCTTGAAGGAACACCATATTTTTCCCAACGCCATACTGTTGACTTGTTGACGCCTAACCGTGCTGCCATTTCTTTCAGAGTTAAATTCAGATTTTTACGTAACTGTTTTACTGCTATTTTTCCCATAAAAAATAATATGCATTATGAGTACTTAAAAGTCAAGTCGAAATGCATACCGATTATATGCAATATGAATATATTAAGGAGATAAAAATGCTTAGTAACACGATAGACCAATCTGCTAGATTAATAAAAGCGCGTTTAGCGCGTGGTTTTAGAAGTGCTAAAGAAGCAGCTAGATATTTTGGCTGGAACTACTCTAGCTATATACAGCACGAACAAGGATTAAGAGGAATATCACGGGCATCTGCGAAATATGCAAAAGCATTTAGAATTAGTGAAGGATGGTTATTAACTGGAGAGGGAGAAGGCCCCTCCTTTCCAATTCCTGCCACAAAACAAACTGTTGATGAGCAAATTATTAATCTACTACAAAAAACAACTCAACCAGATAAAGAAACAATTCTTCACCTTTTAAATCGCCTGCATGCAGAAGAAAAAAAATAAAAGCTTTTTTTCTTTCATTACTAAATGTAGAAACCAGATGCATTATTTTGTTATCTAATTCTATATCATTTTTTATTGTTTTCATAACCATTCACCTTCCCCTTTCATGAGAATCGTCATTTAGAAAAAATCTTCTTACAAGATCTTTATACCGGTAAAAATAAAATACACATAATGCATATTTTATTGTTGACAAGTATGCATTATGCGTATTATATATATCTCATAAACCACGCACAAACAATCGCCAAGAGGCTTTAGGGAGGGGAAATTATGGATAAGCCAATTCTTATTAATTCTGATGAAATTTTATTAGTTGTCTACGGGGATGATCAACACATTGGAGAGTCAGGTCCACTTGATGAAAGCCAAGTTTTAGAGATTATTGATGAGGCAGATGATACCGTAAAAATCTTTCGTGTAAATCCTTCTGAGAAAAGTTGCGAAGATATCTCTGAAGAAATTGCAGAAGTATACGTACAAGAAAACGGCTGGTTTCTTGATCAAGATCGTTATGTTCATCCTTTTATACGCGAAAGTGATGCCTACGAAGGACTTTTAAATGATCTTTCAGACGAAAAATATAATGATGAGATGTTCGGTACCTATGAACAGCAACACCGCTTGCGCCTTTGTGATGTCATTTAAATGATTTAGAGCGCTTAAAACTAAGCGCTTCCTCTTCAATATTCTCCCATCAAATTAATATGAGGTTCATAATGTATAGTCTTATGAAATCTGAAAGCAATTTTCAAAACACAACAATTCCAACCATGTCTAGTCGTGAAATTGCAGAATTGTGTAGTAAACAACATAAACACGTTATGCGTGATATTCGTAAACTATTTAGCGAACTTAAAATCGACCCGAGTAATTTTGCTGGATTATACAAAGATTCAACAGGTCGTACTCTTCCTTGTTACCATCTTCCTAAACGTGAATCTCTTATTGTTATTTTAGGTTACAACACTGTATTGCGCGCAAAAATCATAGATTATTGGAAAAAATTAGAAGAGCAAGCAGCTAATCCTCAAATCGATTTTTCGAGCCCTGAAATACGAGCAGCTATCATGATGCATCTTAAAAATAAAATTAAACAGACTGCGTAGGAGTTCATCATGAACACTCTCATAGAGATTAAAGAACAAGCCATTGATCAGGAAATAGTTCAGACAGTAAATGCACGTGATCTGCATGCATTCTTAGAGGCAAAACGTGACTTTTCCAATTGGATTAAGGACCGTATTACCAGATACAATTTTATAGAAGGACAAGACTTTGTAAAAACACAAGATTTGCGGTCGCCAAATTTGGCGAGCGCAAAATCTAGGGCTGTTATCGCGATTAACTACTATCTCACACTCGATAGAGCCAAAGAACTTTCTATGCTTGAGAACAATCAGAAAGGGAGAGAAGCCCGTTTATACTTTATCGAATGTGAAAAGCGTGTAAAGCAAGCAGTGACAGCACAAATCGACTATTCAAGTCCAAAGGCTATGATTGGCTTTTTGAATTACCTACAAGGTCAAATAGATCAAAAAGACACCATCATTGAAGATTTAAAACCAAAGGCAATGGCACTTGAAAGCTTACAGCGTCATAATGGACTCTTCGGTCTTACAGAATCCGCTAAAATACTCGAGATGCAACCAAAGCAATTCATTCTCTTCTTACAGAAAAAAGGTTGGGTTTACAGACGAGCAGCAGGTGGAAATTTGCTTCCTTATCAAGACAAAATCCAAAAGAAACTGATGGATTGTCCAACCATCACACTTCAAACCGCAAATGGAATAGAAAAAGTCATTCCTTGCGCAAAAATCACAGCAAAAGGAATTGGTGTGTTGTCTCAAGAGATTAAAAAACAAAGCATGCATTAATTAAGGAATGCAATAATGGAAAAGAAATACGAATTTACTGATGAAACAATCGAAGTTGATGGAAAAACTCTTCACCGCATCCGTGCACTGAGAGACTTTTCTGATGTCGAGAAAGGTGATCTTGGCGGTTTTATAGAGCATGAAGGCAATTTATCTCATGAGGACTCTTGTTGGGTTTATCATAATGCCAAGGTTTATGGTAATGCACGGGTTTATGGGCATGCCTCGATTTATGATGGTGCAGAGATTTATGACAATGCTTTTGTTGGTGGTTATGTACTTGTGCACGATAATGCAAGGATTTACGGTGATGCTGGAATTTATGACAATGCAGAAGTGTATGGTGACGCAAAAGTTTACGGGGATGCGGTAGTTCATCTTGGTGCACAGGTTGGCGGCTATACCGCCATATCAACTGGAGAAAAGACCAGATGAAAAAATATGAACTTACTGATGAGACAGATGATTTTTTCGGAAAAACTCTTTACCGCATTCGCGCATTACGAGACTTTAGAAATATTAAAAAAGGTGACCTAGGCGGCTTTATAGCAAAAGAAGATAACTTAAGTCATGAGGGTGACTGTTGGGTTTGGCATGATGCCGCGGTTTGTGATAACGCTAAGGTTTTTGGTAATGCACAGATATTCGAAAAATCAATAATTAGAGATAATGCCAAGGTTTGTGGTAATGCTGGTGTTGAATACAATGCGCAAATCTTCGGCAATGCACAAATTTATGACAAAGCACATGTTTATGGTCTTGTTTATGATAATGCTCGTGTTTTTGGAAAAGCCGTTATATGTGAAAATGCACACATTTCTGGAGATATTAGAATTCAAGATAAAGTATATGTTTTCGATAATATAGATATTTCTGGTAATTTTGAAATTCGTGGAGAAACTTCAATCATCTCCAAAAGTGAATATTCAACAATCTATCCAAGCTACATAAGCCGTTTCTAACCACACAAACAACTTTTAAACACAAGCGTGATTCATGCCACGGGGGAATTGCGCTCAAATAGGAGGAAATCAAGATGAGTGAACAAAATAATAATCTAATAGAAATTGAAGAAACACATCATTTAGCCGTCAAGCCAACTGCTATGGAACGCATTTTAAACAGAGCCTTAGAAAATGACGTCGATATGGACCGTCTCGAGCGTCTCATTGCCTTACGAGAAAAAGAAATAGAACGACAAAACTACGAAAGATTTGCCAGTGATCTTTCGAATATGCAAATAGAATATCAAAAAATACAAAAAAACTCTACAAACACCCATACAAACAGCCAATATGCAACCCTTGACCAGTACATTGATGCTGTAAAGAAGACTCTTGCAAAACACCGCTTTGCTTTGTTTTCTCGTATCAAAGAACAGAGTTCAGACAATATAATTATAGAAATGACTTTGACGCATCCATCTGGGAATAAAATCTCAACAGAAGGAAAGTTCCCTTATGACACTAAAGGATGCAAATCAAATATACAATCGGTTGGTTCTGCCATCACATACGCACGCAGATATCTATTAGGTATGCTTCTTAATGTCGTGAGTGAAGATGATGATACGGATGGGAACACACCTATTAAAAAGGCTTTTCCACAACAGATCAATGAAATCAGAAGACTCGTAGTACAAACCCAAACAGAAGAAGAAAAAATACTTGCTTATGTCAACGTCAAAAAGCTTGACGATATGTCTGAAGGACAAGCACAAACGGTGTTACATCTTTTGAAAGATAAACAAAACAAGCAAAAGGTAGAAACAGATTCTACTATACAAGATGCCGATATAGCAACGCCACACGAACAGGGAACGGCGGTGTGAGATGGAACAAAGAACAGCAGAATGGTTTCAAGCACGCTTGGGTAAAGTCACCGCTTCTAATGTTTACAACGTAATCAGTAAGACAGCTAAAGGATTGCCTACAAACAAATATGAAGACTACAAAATCAAACTCATTACAGAGCGCCTAATAGAAGGAATAAGCCAATCTTATATAACACCAGCTATGCAATGGGGTATTGAACATGAGGATGATGCCTTGAAAGAATATGCATTCATTTATGATGCCGAGGTCACAAGGTGCGGGTTTATCCAACACCCCACAATAAAAATGGCAGGAGCAAGTCCTGATGGATTTGTTGGTGATGACGGTTTAGTTGAAGTTAAATGTCCACAATCGGCCACGCATTTGCGCTTCTTTATGGATGGCAAAATCAAACCTGAATATATCGCACAAATGCAATTCCAAATGGCATGTACAGGACGCAAATGGTGTCATTTCATTAGCTATAATCCAAACTTTGTAGGTAGATCTATTGGTTTGAGAATGAAAATCAAACGCGTCCACCGTGACGAGGAACACATTGAAGAGATTAATAAAGCGGTCGAAATCTTTTTAGGGGAAATAGAACAAGAGATGCAAAAGATTTTGACAAAAGCTGCTTAACACTATGGGGGTGCTCTCTCCTCCCAGCACCCCCGCCCATTTAATTAATATAAAAAAGAGAAAGGTAATGAGATGATATTTGATGATGGCGATAGATATGTAACGACACGTGAGTGTGCACAGCTTTTTAGTGTATCCACAACAACGATTCGCAATTGGGTGCTTCAGGGGTTGTTTCCGGAGCCATATAAGCTAGGAAGAGCAGTGAGGTGGAGAAAGAAAGAGATCTTAGCATTCACTCCAAAGAAAAATAAGGAGTAAATAGGAGTAAATTAGATAAAGTTGTATAAACCGTAAAGGGTGGTCTAAAAGGTGGTCTAAAAACAGTTCTTTAAAGAAAAAATCTATATATTTCAATACATTAAAAACAGAAAATGGTGCCGCATGCCGGATTCGAACCAGCGACCCCATCATTACGAATGATGTGCTCTACCAACTGAGCTAATGCGGCAAAACTTATCCATTAGGCAGACAAAAGTCATTGCGAGGGTAATAGCCAAAAGTATGTATAAAAGCAATATGCATTTTGTTCGATCATTGAAATAAGGGGAGGGTGAAGTGAGGAGGCTATTTTTGATGTTATAAAGCGCTGATAAGGTCTCTTTCAATTTGTGATCGCGTTTTAACTTTGGAGTGATACAAAAACGCATCTTTGCTATGGGAATTGGTTCAGATATTCTTATAAAAATAAAAGTATCTACGGTTTCTGTGGGAAAAAAATTGTTGGACAAGCAAAGAATAAAAATATCATTGGTCTTTATGAAGATAAGATCAGTAAAATTGGTAGAGAGACGACTTTTCATTTTTTTATGGGAATGGAAGTAAAAGAGTGGTTTGGTAAATGTAAGATGGAGTAAGAACTATGTCGGACGAAAATCGGTTAATAGAACTGGAAACGAAGCTAGCGTATCAAGAAAGACTCATTGAGGAACTTTCTTGTGTGGTAACTGATCAATGGAAAAGCTTGGATGAAATATCTAAAAAAATTAATATTTTAACGCAGAGATTTTCAAATTTAGAAGAACGGAGTTCCTCTTAAGAAGCTGTTGTATCGTCCTCTCATCAATAGAGCATTTAATGCTTTTATCGAATCTCTCAGATTTTTTCTTAGGCAAAATATGGATAAAATTTTAGTAGCTCGTTGGTTTTAATTGATGAAAGGAGCCTCTTTACCGTAATTGCTTACTATGATCTATAAGCTGGTGTATTATTCATAATCAGATTCTTTTAATTTGTTTTTATTAACCAAAAGGCTTTCAGCTATCTCTATAGTAGGATGAAGTTCTCTGGGATTTATATGTATGGCAGGATAGGCTTGAGAGGAATCCTCATAATATCAAATGTATTTTTTAGTATATGAGATTTTGGGAAAAGGCTTTTGTTTTGCACAATTCAAGAAACAAAATACTATTGCTAAAGCGCCAAAGATAGACCATGTTGGTAAATAAGTGAAAATAATGCAAGTTGAGGATAGAAAAGATGGTATGGTGTTGCGTATAGACTGGTTAAAACTATAGATATCTGTTTGCAGGAGATTTACCAATATTTTATTGAGGGGGATTGTTGTCCAATGTGATGTACTTACAGAGTGTGCGCTATCAATGACCGATACTATAATTGTCAGCGTAACAAAAATGAAAGCCATTAATTTAAGTAAAGGACGGAGCATATTTCTTCCTATCATTTTTGCATGATATTTGCGTAACGCATAGAAGAATAAGGAGTTGCATTATGAGAAGAAAAATAAGTTTATGTTTGTTTTTTATGATTTTTTTAAAAGATGCACAAAAATTATGGTTGGTTTTCTTGATAAAGATTTAGATTAAATTCAACAAGAGTAATAAGAGAAGATGCTTAAGGGCAAAAACGATGAATTGAAGCGTAGCCTTCAAAATCGCCATATTCAAATGATTGCTTTGGGTGGTGTTATTGGGACGGGTCTTTTTTATGGATCAACTGAGGCAATTCAATTAGCTGGTCCTTCAACCATTTTAGCTTATCTTTTTGGGGGGCTTATTATCTATTTTATTATGCGGATGCTTGGTGAAATGTCTGCAGAAGAACCGACTTCAGGTGCTTTTAGTTTTTTTGCATATAAATATTGGGGATGCTTTGCCGGTTTTATAACAGGCTGGAATTATTGGTTTCTTTATGTTCTTGTGAGCATGACTGAACTTACTGTGATTGGATTTTATCTTGATCATTGGATTTTGTTTGATCATTGGAAATCATCCGTCATTGTTCTTTTGGTTATGACGCTAATTAATTTGTTTAATGTGCGTTTTTATGGAGAATTTGAATTTGGTTGCGCTTTGATCAAAGTTGCTGCTGTTATTGGCATGATTGTTTTTGGGATTTTTCTCATTGTAACTGGAATGAATGGTAGTCAAGCGAGTATTCACTATTTTTGGAAACATGGCGGGTTTTTTCCGTATGGGGCAATAGGGGTTATTTTGGCTACTTCTGTAGTGATGTTTTCTTTTGGTGGGACAGAACTTGTTGGTATTGCTGCTGGAGAGGCAGCTAATCCACAAAAAACAATTCCAACGGCTATTCGTCAAGTTATGTGGAGGATTATAATTTTTTATATTGGTTCTATCAGCGTTATTATGATGATAAGCCCATGGAACATGATTGGGAAAAGTGGTAGTCCCTTTGTTACAATTTTTGAGACCGTAGGAATTCCTGCAGCAGGTCATATTTTAAATTTTGTGGTTATTATGGCTGCTATTTCGGTTTATAACAGCGGCATTTATTCCAATAGTCGTATGCTTTATAGTTTAGCTATACAAAAAAATGCACCACATATTTTTAGTAAACTTAATGCTGCTCGTGTTCCTTATGTTGCTATCCTTTTTTCTTCACTCTGTACCGCGATAATCGTCATCGTGAATTTTCTTATTCCTGATAATAGTTTTATGCGGATCATGGCTCTTGCAACAGCAGCAGCGGTTATAACTTGGGCTATTATTGTTATTGTTCATTTAAAATTTCGCAAAGCACATAAGGACAAAAAAGGATCGTTTACTTATGCGTTTGGTTTATATCCTTACGCCAATTATCTTTGCCTTTGCTTTCTTGCTTTATTATTTTGTATTATGTTCATAAGTGGCTTTGGACAAAATGGATTAATGGCTCAAATCTTTGCGATGATGGGAATCAGAGCGGCTTTTATTGAGCCATATATCCCAGTGCAGATGCCTGATATGAGTTTGGCAGTTATTATCATTCCTCTATGGTGCTTACTTTTGCTTTTAGGCTATAAACTCAGCGATAGTGGTAGACAAGGTAATAAAAGGGATTGATGGAAATAAATCTTGGGGATCATAAATTTTGATAAGGTGACACAAGTCTTTGGTGATTTGTGTGTTTTAAGAGATATTACTATACAGCTTACTGAAAGACGAATCGCAGTTATTGGTGCGAATGGTTCTGGAAAGAGTACATTTGTGCGTCTTATTAATGGATTGCAACTTCCATCAAACGGTTTTGTGAGTGTTGATGGGCTTGATACAAAACGCGATGTAAAAGCGGTAATGCGTAAAGTAGGATTTGTTTTCCAAAATCCTGATAATCAGATTGTATTGCCCTTAGTGGAAGAAGATTTATCTTTTGGTCTCAAAAATTTAAAACTTAGTAAGGATGAAATCAAGAAACGTGTGGATGAAATTTTACAGCGTTATGATCTTCAGTCCTTTAAAAATCATGCAGTTCATTTATTAAGTGGTGGACAAAAACAATTGATTGCTATTTCGAGTGTAGTAGCAATGAGACCAGACTATATTGTTTTTGATGAGCCCACAACATTACTTGATTTGCGAAATAAGCGTCGCGTTACACAAGTTATAGAAGAATTATCACAAACGGTAATTGTTGTATCACATGATTTGGAGTTTCTGAAAAAGTTTGATAGAATATTAGTTTTTGAGAAGGGGGAGATAGTTGTTGATGATGTGCCTTTTGTTGCAATCAAAGAATATATAAGAAGAATGTCGTGATTGGTTTATATCTTCCAAGGGACACGTTTATTCATAAGCTAAAACCAAGCATTAAGTTGTTATTTTTTGCAGTATGTGGAACAACTCTATTAATGGTCTCATCCATACCGTTTCTAGTATTTTTTTTATTGTTAGCAGCTTTATTTTATAAAGTTGCCAAAATTCCTTTTAGCACTGTGATAAAACAGCTTAAATCAATAGGCTTCTTTTTAGTCATTATATTTGTGTTTCAAGTTATTTTTGTTAATTGGCTTGAGGGTGTTGAAGTTGTGTTACGTCTTATTATCCTTTTTTCTTTATCATCACTTATTTCATTAACGACAAAAGTTTCAGATATGGTGGACTCAATTCAAGCAGGGCTTCAGCCTTTTCGTTGCTTTGGTATAAACCCATCAAAAGTGACTATGGT from Bartonella taylorii encodes:
- a CDS encoding SlyX family protein: MSDENRLIELETKLAYQERLIEELSCVVTDQWKSLDEISKKINILTQRFSNLEERSSS
- a CDS encoding amino acid permease, with the translated sequence MLKGKNDELKRSLQNRHIQMIALGGVIGTGLFYGSTEAIQLAGPSTILAYLFGGLIIYFIMRMLGEMSAEEPTSGAFSFFAYKYWGCFAGFITGWNYWFLYVLVSMTELTVIGFYLDHWILFDHWKSSVIVLLVMTLINLFNVRFYGEFEFGCALIKVAAVIGMIVFGIFLIVTGMNGSQASIHYFWKHGGFFPYGAIGVILATSVVMFSFGGTELVGIAAGEAANPQKTIPTAIRQVMWRIIIFYIGSISVIMMISPWNMIGKSGSPFVTIFETVGIPAAGHILNFVVIMAAISVYNSGIYSNSRMLYSLAIQKNAPHIFSKLNAARVPYVAILFSSLCTAIIVIVNFLIPDNSFMRIMALATAAAVITWAIIVIVHLKFRKAHKDKKGSFTYAFGLYPYANYLCLCFLALLFCIMFISGFGQNGLMAQIFAMMGIRAAFIEPYIPVQMPDMSLAVIIIPLWCLLLLLGYKLSDSGRQGNKRD
- a CDS encoding DUF1376 domain-containing protein, giving the protein MSSKIPWTRLNTDQWLFKLSDLPPMEVNVYVKLRIRMLHTREPLLNDSRILSHFTCCSVKRFQKALEYLFRSGHIICLEDGRLWSSDVEEELNNSNENLNKFSERAQKAAQAKWAKHHKAKTISDDQDAKHDAKAMLKDAKHDAKHDASNAQAMLNYAINNNNNIYNKKTNTIVLAKKEIGSENLETIDLVQEPTEVHDLESQSDQIEATSENQPSLHEQENVPQKAKRVRNDRGCRIPADFEPDYDFAIAEGLPPERVKVEMAKFRDYWTAKSGKDATKIDWQATWRNWVRKAIDDLEKGKNYGNHSQRQKSVGERIADSILDIGNQGYFEAHSCDDTFERSVCFEGWQPINETAGNDSFRSL
- a CDS encoding helix-turn-helix domain-containing protein; this encodes MGKIAVKQLRKNLNLTLKEMAARLGVNKSTVWRWEKYGVPSRGAVAYLLEALWNEQSPPTLSFVNGSTVCMKPCEQNEMTKLQYEEKNEQHPSHS
- a CDS encoding Rha family transcriptional regulator, giving the protein MYSLMKSESNFQNTTIPTMSSREIAELCSKQHKHVMRDIRKLFSELKIDPSNFAGLYKDSTGRTLPCYHLPKRESLIVILGYNTVLRAKIIDYWKKLEEQAANPQIDFSSPEIRAAIMMHLKNKIKQTA
- a CDS encoding crossover junction endodeoxyribonuclease RuvC; this encodes MTTNTHTILCLDLGTKTGWAICGADGHITSDTEDFQSRRFEGGGMRYLRFKRWLTDIKQTADRIDAVYFEEVRRHVGTDAAHVYGGLLGHLTAWCEQHQIPYEGIPVGTIKKAATGKGNASKEEMIKAVRTKGHNPKDDNEADALAILYLMKEGGIYVQ
- a CDS encoding helix-turn-helix domain-containing protein, whose protein sequence is MLSNTIDQSARLIKARLARGFRSAKEAARYFGWNYSSYIQHEQGLRGISRASAKYAKAFRISEGWLLTGEGEGPSFPIPATKQTVDEQIINLLQKTTQPDKETILHLLNRLHAEEKK
- a CDS encoding lambda exonuclease family protein, with protein sequence MEQRTAEWFQARLGKVTASNVYNVISKTAKGLPTNKYEDYKIKLITERLIEGISQSYITPAMQWGIEHEDDALKEYAFIYDAEVTRCGFIQHPTIKMAGASPDGFVGDDGLVEVKCPQSATHLRFFMDGKIKPEYIAQMQFQMACTGRKWCHFISYNPNFVGRSIGLRMKIKRVHRDEEHIEEINKAVEIFLGEIEQEMQKILTKAA
- a CDS encoding dATP/dGTP diphosphohydrolase domain-containing protein translates to MVFKAHKNDIGKPRVDLIPPLTLLDIGRVLEFGANKYGASNWRHGMNWSRLYGAALRHLLAWFAGEDKDLESGLPHLAHATCCLLFLMECETQQIGCDNRPKRKAEVS
- a CDS encoding helix-turn-helix transcriptional regulator, which codes for MIFDDGDRYVTTRECAQLFSVSTTTIRNWVLQGLFPEPYKLGRAVRWRKKEILAFTPKKNKE
- a CDS encoding phage antirepressor Ant, whose translation is MNTLIEIKEQAIDQEIVQTVNARDLHAFLEAKRDFSNWIKDRITRYNFIEGQDFVKTQDLRSPNLASAKSRAVIAINYYLTLDRAKELSMLENNQKGREARLYFIECEKRVKQAVTAQIDYSSPKAMIGFLNYLQGQIDQKDTIIEDLKPKAMALESLQRHNGLFGLTESAKILEMQPKQFILFLQKKGWVYRRAAGGNLLPYQDKIQKKLMDCPTITLQTANGIEKVIPCAKITAKGIGVLSQEIKKQSMH
- a CDS encoding ERF family protein → MSEQNNNLIEIEETHHLAVKPTAMERILNRALENDVDMDRLERLIALREKEIERQNYERFASDLSNMQIEYQKIQKNSTNTHTNSQYATLDQYIDAVKKTLAKHRFALFSRIKEQSSDNIIIEMTLTHPSGNKISTEGKFPYDTKGCKSNIQSVGSAITYARRYLLGMLLNVVSEDDDTDGNTPIKKAFPQQINEIRRLVVQTQTEEEKILAYVNVKKLDDMSEGQAQTVLHLLKDKQNKQKVETDSTIQDADIATPHEQGTAV